ATATAAACAGCTGTTTCTGAAAGCTTAGCTTAAGGTTTcgtaaaaacccaaacaccagtgaaaatataaagaaagacttgtgggtcgagacaaggaccAGGAGGGATCAgtcaccacttatggtcacgggcaaaaaacagagttgggcggggggggggggtgtcaatTTAACTTACTACCAATCAGATCAAAACAAgaatactgagaagtaaaaaccaaaccttagaaccCCTTTCCCCAACCCTGCgttcttcctgggcttaactttactcccaaattctctacctaccctcccccagtggcgcagggggacagggagtgggggctggggtcagttcgtcacaccttgtctctgccactccttcctccttagGGGGAGGAATCCTCACtattcccctgctccactgtggggtccctcccatgggagacagcccttcacaaacttctccaacgtgagtccttccacaggctgcagtccttcaggcacagactgctccagtgcaggctttcccatggagtcactGCCATCctggggggcctccgctcccctactcccctccgtgggctggggggggacagcctgcgtCTCACCACGAGCTgtgggggcatcccctcctgccttcttcactgacctcagtatctgcagaggggttcctctcacattccaatcccccgactcactgcaggttcccctccttaaatctgttctcccagaggcgctaccgccatCACTGAGGGGCTCAGCCTcggccagaggtgggtccggcttggagccggggaagcttctagcagcttctcacaggagccagccctgcagcccctgccccacgaccaaaaccctgccacacaaacccagaacAGTTATCTACCTCTTAATATGCTTTATGATGTTGGAAACAACGAGGTTCATGGATATGGTAGCAATGGCCACTTTACAGCAGTTTTTATACTGTCTCAGTAACTGAACTTCTGTGAGTACCAGAACAACCAGGGTTTGTAGGATGGCAGTGTTTCATGAAAGGTGCCATCTCTGCTGTGCTCCTATTTTTTAGCACCTAACATTAGCTCCCTTTACTGGAACTAATAGAGGCAACTGTTAGGTTGACCTACAGCTGCATGTATTACTTGAGAGCTTGTTCTGTAAAGATGCTTTCAAGATGGATGTACTATTGCTGACAGGTGGCTTGCATCTAGCAAGAGGTGTGTGAGGGAGGACAAACAGGCTTGATATAAATGAACAGCTCTGTTTTTTACTGGTGAGAGGAAACTACATCTTATGCTGTTTGGTCCTTTGCTGCTACCAGAAACCAGTTGtatgcttgatttttttttttttttttttatttatttaattccttAGGATTTAATTACtagaaggaagaggagaaggtaACTTTGTtataggaaaggaaataaaacagttaatttttaaatgctgaatgTATGTGCAATAAGTATGGCCAAATTtgattctggtttttttgttatttttttaaggggGCGGGAAATTCTCTGCAGGCTATTTGTTGTGTTTGGGTCTCCATTTTGTAATTATTTGCCAAGGCTGCTAAatgtgtgacttttttttctctctcccccacccacccagtctaaaaacacatttcaaagagCTTTAATGAAGCCAACTAATCTTTAACAAAAGTGATTAAttatcatggtttaaccccagccagcaactaagcaccatgcagctgctcactcgctcctcccccctcccagtgggatggcgaagagaactgaaaaaaagaagtaaaattcatgggttgacataagaacagtttagtaactaaagtaaaataaaatagtataataataataattgtaatgaaaaggaataaataaaaaaaggacaacatccaagaaaagacaagtgatacACAGTGCAATTGATCACCACCTGCTGACAGACgcctgagcagcgatccgcccctCTCGGCCAACTCCCCGCAGTGTATATACTGAGCGTGActcctatggtatggaatatccctttggctagttcaggtcagtgATCCTGGCCATGTTCCCTTCCAGCTTCCTGTgtacctgcttgctggcagagcatgggaaactggaaaatcctcaacttaggataagcactacttagcaacaactaaaacatcagtgtgttatcaacattgttctcacgCTAAATCCAAAACCCACTGTACCAgttactaagaagaaaattaactctatctcagctgaaaccaggacattaatggacatattttaaaacttagtTTTAGTCTGACTTTTAAATCATCCTTTTCAAACAGGGAGAATGAATCCCTTTGGAGGGAAGTGGCAGAACTGAGAGCAAAACACTTGCAACAACAGCAAGTTATTCGGAAGGTAAGGCTTCATTCAAGTGTCTTATGTGAATGAGCGAGTGCTTATGAATGAGGACTACTGTGCCACATGTTACCTTGCTTTgtcctcacttttttttttttactgtgtgaaatgtctttttaatagaaaaaacaaCAGGGTGGTGTATGGTGAATAAATCTTTGTGAAACAAACATTCAGTGTATTTCACCACATAAGCAGAAGATAAGGCCAAACTCttgtaaatgttttcaaagaaagaggTTCAAGAACATTGTACATCATTCATTAAGGTACCCTTAAAATGGTCCAtccattttttattacttcagGAACCTGATGACTAATACTCTGTGTTGGATGATCTCAGGAGAAACTTTCTCACTGCAAGAATTACAAAGTTCTGTATTGGAAATTCACTACTGTCCCACTTAACTGACCCACTGACTGTATATTTCTGAAGTTATCGGAAGGATAGATTATTGAGTGGAACCCACTGATAATATGTTAACTTAGCTTGGTTTAACAGCTAGATTTATGATCTACCAAAACTGATGTAAATGCAGAGtttatagattttatttttttatgtatcaGAAATAGCAACACTGAAAGCAGCCTTATAGCAGAGACTCCtactgcttggtttttttcagtttgttcaaGGCAGATACAATACATGTACTCCTTAAATTAAAACTGTAAGGGAAGAAAGTCCaacatttcaaaaggaaaggCAGCTGATGAATACTGTTAAATGCAGATGTCACTTTTTCTGAATCTGTCAAAAATATCTTTCACCAGAACCAGTATTTACAGGTACAGGTTATGTACAGAGTCAACATCCCTGTGTGCCTTCTGTTATAGCTTATTAGAATTCTTGTAATAGTTTGAGTTACTGGATGTTTTTCTGTGTACTGTATGATATAGTGTAAAAGTCTACTCTTACTGCCAGCTATGTGAAAAGCCCTTTCCTAGACAACTGAATAGCTATTCTTTTTAGATATTACCAGCAGTGTTTTCTATTCTACCATGATTTTCTGAACAATTCTATATGAGATTTACTAAGCAAAAATAAGTGTTCTGCTGTTTACGTGTAGATTTTATTATTGAAGTCTTCTGCTATAAGGTATCTTGGTACTCTGAGAGAAACAATTATGGAGTAGAGCGACTAACAATAGTGTTCTTTTCCTTATAGATTGTACAATTCATCGTTACCTTGGTGCAGAATAACCAACTAGTGAGCCTAAAACGCAAGAGGTAAATATGGCCTTGAAGACTTGCTGGCCAGTCAATATACTGACATGTTTTGTTGACTAAAACCAAAGAATTAGTTTTGAGAtggcttttatttctgatttaggCCTCTACTTCTGAACACTAATGGACCTCCAAAGTCAAATGTATTTCAACAAATTGTGAAAGAACCAGCTGACAGTAACCACCATGTAAGTCTTCTGTTATGTGTACTCTTTGTTATGATGAAGGAAGGAGTAGAGGGGGGCAGACAGATCAAGTAGTTTGTCATATGGGGAATAAAACACAGCTGTGTACGTAGAGCTATTAACTTTTAGAAGTGATATGCCATGTTGTGTTTCCTTCAGAAGACAAGTGTGTTGATTGATAATCACCATTCACTTTTCAATATAAGCATGTATAAGCCAGTTACCTGTGTATTAAATACAGCTTGATGTGATCCTACTGAAAGCAGTTTGCTTTTAATAGCAGTGCTGTTAGAAATAGCACATGAATGTTGTGTTATCTCTAGGAGTTAGGCACCCCTAGCCCCATACAGGGACAAGCACCCAGCGTGCTCCTCTACAAGGCAGCGTCCAACCCAGCAAAATCGTGTCAAGTTGCCATGCTGTTTGAATGTGTCATGCCactgaaagttattttctgctgtCCAAGTAATGGTTGGTGGGGGAATCATTAGAATGAGTGCTGTAACATGGTACGAGAATTAATAGCTTTATAACAAAGTACTATTTAAACAGCAGTCACTCTTTTACTATTTTTAGTTCTTGTGTAGTCCTTTTGTCACAgcttttttgttgattttgctGACAGTGctagtatatttttatttctatgccTGTAGTATTtgccaaacattttttttctgtagctgctcttctccagcttgttcatttatttgtatattttttctattaaatgtaGATCAATACAAACAGCTTGTAATCTCTGAGGTGTAGGAAGGCTCTTACACCTCTCTAGAATTGAAGCCTTGTAAGATACAATGATAACTGTCAGAATGCTGAAGCTCCTTGTCCTTCTGTCCCctgattctttttaaaataattctcagGTACCTCTCAACAGAAATGAGGGCTTAAAACAAAGGGAACAGATTTCAGATGACATCATTATTTATGATGTCACTGAGGATGTGGGTGATGAAGAAAATCTTCCCATTACACCAGAAGCAAATGAAGATACCACTTCAGATTCTTCCAAGTAAGAAGTCTCTAGAAGTCTATGTAGATAATTGGCTTTCAGTGTTGTATAATATGCAATAATTCAGATGTCttagacaatttttttaatgaagcgGTCAGAATTATTCAGTACTCCTGCACATATAGAAGCTTCATCTGTGAATTCACACTAGGTTCTGATTTATTGACCTCTGGATTTGTTCCAAATAGTTAAATGGCTGTTGGAGTTTTAATGTGCTGAGGATAGAAACTAGGGAGAAGTACTCAGTATTATTGCACTCTTGTTAAATACACTACTTGTGCAAAGACAGAGTGAGTGATGTCATCTTACTTTTGGTTATAAATATGGACAGGAATGACTTCCCTtgtttttacagatttttatgGAGAATAATTTGCATGTGGTGTTTGTTGAGTGTTGGTGTGGTCTTTGAACTTTAAGCCAGTTAatttcagtggattttttttcagtcccaAGTGTTTTGTGACTATGTTCCTTCCTGTCTGTACTATAGAAGTAGTTCATCTTTCAGCCCTGAGCAGTTGAAACTTGGTCCAGGGATTGAGATGCAACTCTCTTCCTGAGTTTCATTCCATTGATAGGGTCTGTATTACGCCTCAAGGAATAAAACATAGATATTTCTAGCTTATACTTGAACTAGTACCATTGTTCTCGTTCAGATGAATGTCTGGGAATGCATTCTCTGATAGAAAAGCTTCATGAAGATAAGGCTGTGATAGAGAGGCAGCACAACTAACAGCTACTAAGGGTTAAGAAAACCAGAATATGgattaaatcaaattatttgaGACCCTTTCTTGGTTTTTAGGTTGCCTTCCTGGTATACATAACAAAGTTAAATAACTACAACGCTGTCAACAGAGATAGTTTGTTATGGATGCTCCAGAGTTGATTCTGTTCAacaggaaaaatgcaaaatgtataTTGTCTGTCTAGTTTGATGACCTGCTATGCTTTGGTCCACTTTGTACATACTTTACATTTATATGCAAGCTTATAGTTGTTCTAATGCAAGAAATATCAGTGTTCACGTATCTTTTTAGTTGTTGTTATTGTGGTCTAGCACAACAGCGTCTGCTAGCTGAGCTGCATTAACTGTATTGAGCATTGCAGCACCATAtcaatggaaaataaaacatttagagtatcttgctgtgttttgtattaaaaagcAGTAGGAAAGTTTATAGTAGCTTGACTAAAATGAGAAGTAACTAAACCTGTGGAATAGTACCAGTTCAAATGAGTGTATAAAATGCTGTAATTCATTTGTCTCCTATTAAAGCTGTAGCCATTCTCCTGATATTGTAATTGTGGAAGATGATAACGAAGAAGAATATGCCCCTGTAATCCAAGGggataaaatcacagaatcagtTGCTGTCCCAGTTGGTGATCCCATCGGCCCTGTCGGTGACAGTACAAGCCCACTCATGTCAAGTGCTGTACAGCTGAATAACCAGTCCACTTTGACTGCAGAAGATCCGGTCTCAATGATGGATTCCATACTCAATGAGAATGGAGTAATTTCACAGAATATAAATCTTCTTGGAAAGTGAGTAGCCCagtcttttgggtttttttcaagtattGGAACTGATTGTTTGACTGAAGTAAAAAGAACTGAATAATAGTTTCTATTGAGAACTTTAAATTTATAGGTCACCTTTATTCTAGACAATTTCTAAAGAGCCTtctattttaagtattttaagcttggcctctgatttttttccactgtgaagCAAGTGAGTCAGGGTGCATAATCTGACAGTGTAATGTTGTGGATATCGTTGTTTAAGCTGTCATGATTTATCTGTGTAGCTCCTGCAGGTGGATGAGGCTCATTAGGGTTCCCTGGATGCAAGAATTGCATCTCTGCTGATGTCATGTCATAGTGTTACATTGATGTGATATCTGTTTCggagcatttttttccagaggttGTTTCTAATGAAAACCTTAGTTCATTCTTGTTCTGGTGAAGATTTTTAGATGCACGTAGTACATCTGCATAGAGCTTAATTGTGGATTTCTCCACCTTTTGTTAAGGGATACAGtaataaaatactgtttgtcTTCTAGGGTTGAACTTCTGGATTATCTTGACAGTATTGACTGCAGTTTAGAGGACTTCCAAGCTATGTTATCAGGACGACAGTTCAGCATAGATCCAGATCTCCTGGTTGATGTAATTTTCACtgtttattttaagtatttttggTAATACGCTACAGAAGATATCTGTGTGGGTTGTTACtgtttaaaatagatttaaaacacaacagacttttttttctttctttcctttaaaaaaggaaagttataaatatttgtgaatGTTTTTCTGGGGCAGTGGTATAATTCTCAGTGCTACACCACTGCTCAAGCGAATGCTTAAGTTGTTGATTGAAGAATGGCTTTCTTAATGAAATAATGCTTATATTTGTTGTTACATGAACTCAGACACCAATTAGattaatactgtttttttctaatagccCAGCACGTCATCTGTGGTCATCTCAATGAACTGGGGTTAAAAAGGTTCTTGGCATTTATTTTACAAGTTTCCCTGACATTTCAGGTTATTTCTTAAGATCATGTGTATGTTCTCAATTTCTCTTCAGATCTATGTCGAGTAGAGTGGtctaggttggaagggacctgtgcAGGTCATCTAGTCTAgccccttgctcaaagcagggccagcttgaAAGTTGGATCATGTTGCTCGGGACCTTGTTGACTCAAATTCTGAAATCTCCAAAGATGGGGgattccacagcctctctggtgcctgttccagtgcttgactcTTCTTTGTTAAGAATTCCCTTATGTCAGTCacagttttcctgctgcagcttgtagcttttgcctcttgtcctttgtCCACCTCTGTGGTGTTTGCCTTCTCCGCAACAACACCTCTTTAGAAGCAGTGGAAGAGTGCAGTTATCCTCCCTTGTCTGCCCTCTCCAGACAAGACTAGCCaagctccctcagcctcttgTACGTCCTAAGCCCCCAAACGTCTGTGGCTCTCCAGACACCCTCTAGTTTGAACGCTCTCATGCTGGGAAGCCTAAAACTGGACGCTTTTCCCCAGGTGGCCTCAGGTGCTGTGTGGAGAAATGATTGCTTCCAGTGACCTCCTGGCTGTGCTTTGCCCGTAGCAGAGTGTGCCTCCCTGTAGCAAGGCCATGCTGCTGGCTGGTGGTAGAGTGTTGTCTACTGCGACTCCCAGGTCCCTCTCTGAGGAGCTGCTCCCTCTCCGTGCGTTCCCTAACCTGGGCCAGTGTGTGAGGTTATTGTGTCCTAAATGCGTGTGGCTGTTGAACCGGACGGAGTGCCAGTCAGCCTCTTCCACCTTGCTGAGATCCCTCttaacagcagctctgctctcccacGTACTGATGACTCCTTCTAGTTTGGTGTCACTTGCAAACTTGATCGGGGTGTGTTCTTCCTTACTGTACCCAGAATTCTCTGTGCAGCAACATAAGAAGGAATCATTTTAAGACTGCAGCAAACCATGTTAGTCTTAAGTTAGACGTAATGCAGTTGTTTCCTTTGTGACTGAGGTTTGTGGAATTCCAAACCTTTACACTCCAAAGCTaggttttctttgcagaagtgGTAACTACCTGTCAATAAACTCTAATCCTGATAGAGGGTGAAAACATGGAAGTACAGGGATAATTCTCTCACAGGCAGATGTGATGTTCTGGTATTCTTAATAGCAACATCGAGATACCTAAAACTTGATGTGTTTTGTCTTATTCAGCTTTTTACAAGCTCCGTGCAGATGAATCCCACAGATCATATCACTAATACCAAAGTAAGTCTTAAATCCATTGCTCAATGTACACAGTAGTGAGAGATGCAAACTTTATTCAtcctttactgttttcttttctggtgtAATAGCACTTTTTTCATGCTCTGGCTTTGAAGACTTCCATGCGAGTAGAAAGGCTGCAGCTGAATTCATCCTGTTTGTTaggttttaaacagaaaaggggaaagcaCACCAATTAATTATGTCCTTTAAAATTCATATTACATTAAGGCCGATACCTGTACATTGTACCAGTCTCTTGACTTTTGTGTCCCCTAAGATTTTAGTACTTGCAAACATGGTGCACACGTTGTCAGAATGGTTTCATCTGTATTGTCTggtgggaaaagaaacacaagaatAAGCAGCAGAGCAAAGATCTAGCACTTTGAACTTGTCCTGTTCATTCATGAGCACTGCATTTGGTTCTTGCTTGAGTCAGCCTGTGTCTCCATTTCATGTTTTTTCAGCCAGGGTCTGTTAGTGTGGGTAACTGATACCACTGCATCCcttcacaaataaaaatttgatttattttttttttaatagttggTCAGCTGTGTTCTGGTGGCATTGGAAAAGGCTTTAAGcatgtgttttaagattttgcttttgtttccagaTGGAGACAAAGGGAATAGAAACTACCAAGAACAGTGCTGGTCCAGCGGCTTCACAGGAAACACAAGTTTTTAAGCCCAAATCAGGTTAGTTGTAGTGCTTTGTTGAAACAGTTTAACAAGCCTTGTTCTAAAAACCATCTTAGTTATTTGCTCTTTGTCTGGTTTTGTGTCATGCTAATAAGTAAAtaaccaaaagaaaatacttgacTGCGTTTGCCTTTCAGGTTTTTGGCACTGCACCAGGTGCAGAGAAACTGATGTTTTTGCAGGAGAATCTGAACAAACAATGTTACGCGTGAATGTAACAATTCTTCAATCactcatttaaaacaaacagctataatgttttttattaactattctttaaataaattctgTGGGTTGGATTGTGTTTTTTCCGTCTGCATGTAGAAAGGCCTGAGAACTGATGATGttctgggaatttttttccccctagatAAGCAGCTCATCCAGTACACTGCGTTTCCACTCCTTGCATTCCTCGATGGGAACCCAGGCTCCATCCTCGAGAGCGGGAGCTTCGTGGCTGAAACTCCTTCCTCTGTTGACAAACCCCTGGAAGTGGACGAGCTCCTGGAGAGCAGCCTGGATCCCGAGCCCACCCAGAGCAAGCTGGTGCGGCTGGAGCCGCTGACAGAGGCGGAAGCGAGCGAAGCCACGCTGTTCTATCTATGTGAACttgccccagcacccatggacaCAGACATGCCGTTCTTGGATAACTAACGTAACGGGGACTCTGTATATAGTCATGAAGATGAACTATTTATTTAGAATATTGTTTGGTATATGAGTTTTTTGTAAATCACTGTTTTACGTAACCAGATAATGTGGAATCTAAAATACCTTTCCTATGCTACTCCCTACAAGCAGTCGTTTTAACTGCGTGGTGAGACAAGCTGTTAGGCAGGGTGGGCAATACCGAGTGGGACTGTTCGTGTAACAGTTACTGCTGTCAGATACTTGGTATTACACATATCGCTACGTACCCCAGGTAATGGAACACTTGTTAATAGTAAGCTCTGATTTATGATTTCTTATACTTCTGGTCTTACATATGATGACGTAAACTAGTAGTGTATGGTTAGGGAGCACTGACTTTCTGTATCTTcggttttttctattttttacaACATTTTGTTTAACAAACATGAGgcttttttggggtgggggggaccagGACCTGatgtaggctttttttttccctgcttgaaCTGGGAACAAAGTGCCTGTACCTTGCTCAATCTTGGTTCTGCCTTACTTTCACTTCAGTGGAAGTGCTCACACATAGCacaaacttgggaaaaaaagttctttacAGCCACCAGGCCCCTCGACTGCATGAGTGCTTTTAACTTGGACCATCTACTctgataaaataaatgttacttaAGTGTGATACTTGTTAAGAGTTGTCCCTTATTCCCTGTGCCTGGTGGGCAAGGATCCAACAGCCTGTATTTTTCATGCCTGAGTAGCTGTGcaagcagctctgcttctgTGCATGTTTATTGCAAACTAGTTTGGAGGTAATGAAACTTGAAGGTTTATTTATAAGCCTCCAAAACAAGTGGCTAATGCAGCAAACCATGTTGTCCTTTAATAGCACACAAGGGAATAtcttctcctttgttttcttactgaaaaCTGCAGCAGATGCCTGTAGCTTTCCTTCTCCTGGATGAGCTCTGCCCCTACTCAAAAGGTGCCTTTCTATTattgtttttactgaaatgttCCTGTTTATTCAGGTGAACATGCTGTAGCTGTAGCAGTAGGGTTACTGCCACACCAGGTGAAGGTGCAGCTGACACACTTTAAATCGTCTCACCCTGAGCTGATTCAATATAAACAAATGGTAAGGTAAACTGTAACTGAAGATAAAAGCattcttccctctctgtcctcaAAGCTGTAGCTGGGGAGTTCTAAGAAGCTGCAGTGTGCAAGGTGTTCCAATGATGGGACAAACTGGATTTTAGTAACTTCACACatacagcaggaaaaacacCTTCCACAACTCTGGCACTGCATTCAAAAtcaactggtttttttttgtaaaggcATAGTCTGGCCACTTGTACAAGGAGCTGAATCCATAGACACAGCTGTCCATTCATCTTCCCAATTCAGCAACTAGTCATTTCTTGCAGGACTCGGGAACTGCTGTGTTAAAACTGGCGTTCAGGTGTTTCACCCAAACTTAAGCACAGGTGCAGTACAAGGTGGCAGCAGCAGTTCCTGAAGGAGTGCAGTTCATGTTTTCAGAGAGCTGGTCGCAAagggcagagggaagagaaCTGTCCGAAAACTTCCTGCAGGGGTTACGTGCGGTCTTCCATGGAGCCAGGAACCCCCTGCCTGCCTTGCAGGGGTGCACATGCTACTTCTCAGACAGCAAGCGCTATGAAACATCCCAGGAGCGGAAGATGAGCTGCAATATCAAACCCGATGCTACCCACGTGGGGCAGTAGTACAACACACCAGAAGTCATGGCACATCTTCATccaaatttatttattagtaAGGTAATAACATGTTCCAAATTATTACAAGCCTTTACTAATCCTTCCATTACCATCTCAAGTTTGACTGACATGTCAGGCTTCTGCAGTAAATGTCAGGGTTTAGGtgcagaattaaaataaaagcttagaGAATAATTAGCAACAGGATAAACACCACAGTAACAGATCAGCCTGACATCTGCCAAAGGCTCTCAGGTCACTCCCAGTCAGGCTGCTCTAGTCTCAAGTTGTAGCAAGTAACAGAGAGATATAAATAATGCAGCTTACATACTTCAATTACAAAGCAGCAAGCACAAAAGCATTTAAGATTTCATAACTGCACAGGAACTATATGGTATTTTAATCAAACAGATTAG
The sequence above is a segment of the Haliaeetus albicilla chromosome 17, bHalAlb1.1, whole genome shotgun sequence genome. Coding sequences within it:
- the HSF2 gene encoding heat shock factor protein 2 isoform X2 — its product is MKQQQPQQQPQPPPPQQQQPPQPQPPPSASAGVPAFLSKLWALVGEAPSNQLITWSQNGQSFLVLDEQRFAKEILPKYFKHNNMASFVRQLNMYGFRKVVHVESGIVKLERDGPVEFQHPYFKQGREDLLEHIKRKVSSSRPEENKIRQEDISKIISSAQKVQIKQETIESRLSALKRENESLWREVAELRAKHLQQQQVIRKIVQFIVTLVQNNQLVSLKRKRPLLLNTNGPPKSNVFQQIVKEPADSNHHVPLNRNEGLKQREQISDDIIIYDVTEDVGDEENLPITPEANEDTTSDSSNCSHSPDIVIVEDDNEEEYAPVIQGDKITESVAVPVGDPIGPVGDSTSPLMSSAVQLNNQSTLTAEDPVSMMDSILNENGVISQNINLLGKVELLDYLDSIDCSLEDFQAMLSGRQFSIDPDLLVDMETKGIETTKNSAGPAASQETQVFKPKSDKQLIQYTAFPLLAFLDGNPGSILESGSFVAETPSSVDKPLEVDELLESSLDPEPTQSKLVRLEPLTEAEASEATLFYLCELAPAPMDTDMPFLDN
- the HSF2 gene encoding heat shock factor protein 2 isoform X1, giving the protein MKQQQPQQQPQPPPPQQQQPPQPQPPPSASAGVPAFLSKLWALVGEAPSNQLITWSQNGQSFLVLDEQRFAKEILPKYFKHNNMASFVRQLNMYGFRKVVHVESGIVKLERDGPVEFQHPYFKQGREDLLEHIKRKVSSSRPEENKIRQEDISKIISSAQKVQIKQETIESRLSALKRENESLWREVAELRAKHLQQQQVIRKIVQFIVTLVQNNQLVSLKRKRPLLLNTNGPPKSNVFQQIVKEPADSNHHVPLNRNEGLKQREQISDDIIIYDVTEDVGDEENLPITPEANEDTTSDSSNCSHSPDIVIVEDDNEEEYAPVIQGDKITESVAVPVGDPIGPVGDSTSPLMSSAVQLNNQSTLTAEDPVSMMDSILNENGVISQNINLLGKVELLDYLDSIDCSLEDFQAMLSGRQFSIDPDLLVDLFTSSVQMNPTDHITNTKMETKGIETTKNSAGPAASQETQVFKPKSDKQLIQYTAFPLLAFLDGNPGSILESGSFVAETPSSVDKPLEVDELLESSLDPEPTQSKLVRLEPLTEAEASEATLFYLCELAPAPMDTDMPFLDN